DNA from Sphingobacteriaceae bacterium:
TTCTTCTGCTCCTGGAAGGCGGTGATGTCCACCTCCACCACGGGAATGCCCAGGTTGAGGTGCTCCTTCTGCACCACGGGGCACCACACCCGGGGCCGCTCCTGGGGCGGCAGCTGTTCCACCGCCTGGATGACGGCGGCGCCCAGGGCCTTATGGTCGGGATGGCCCCCGTACTCAGGATGGAAGGTGATCAAGGTGGACGGGTTCACTTCCTTAATGATGGCCAGCAGGCGCTCCGCCAGCCGGTCCCGGTCCTCGAACTCCACGGTCTTGTCCCATAGGCCCAGCATGCGCCAGTCCGCCACATTGAGGATCCCCATGGCCTCGGCCAGTTCCCGGCGCCGCAGGGCGGCCAGGGTCTCCCGGTTGGCGAAGGGGGGCCGGCCCATATGGCGGCCCATCTGGCCGCCGGTGGCGCACACGTAGGTCACCGGCACGCCCCGCTGCCGCAGCATGGCCATGACGCCGGCCACGCCGAAGGATTCGTCGTCGGGGTGGGGGAGAATGACCAATAGGTGCCGTTCCCCGGCAAACAGGTCAGTCGTCATCTAACCCCTCCATGGGAAACGGTTGTAGGCTCAACTGCAGGGCCACCGTCAGATGCCCCTCATCATCATGGCCCGCCAGGAGCAGGCGCCCCTGGTCATCTCGCTGCCAGTGGGTGAGGCCCTCGGCGTACACCCAGCCGTGGTCGATTTTCACGCCGACCCGGTAGGGGCCCTCGCCGGCCACCCCCGCCCGCCGCACACGGGCCGTCACATTGCGGGCGAAGGCGCCCGTGGTGCCCTTTGTATAGGCTCCTTGGGTCGTTTCCACGTGAAAATAGACTTCTTTACCGATAAAATCTTGCAGGTGCCGGGCGACGGCGGCAGGTTCGATGGGCTGCATGGCGCCTCCTGTGCTGACAATGCTGTTGCTGGTTCCCAAGGGTAACCATAGACTATTGCAAACTATAAGTATAAGTTTACTACTGGAACCTGTTCCGAAGCCAATGCTTCGCCATGGGCTGCCAAGAAAAGACAGAAGGCAGCGCCACCACCCCGTCAAGAGGTAGAGCGTTCCATGGAAGTAGCCCTACAGATCGTCATCAACAGCCTGGTGGCCGGGAGCCTGTATAGCCTGGCGGCGGCCGGGTTCACCCTCATTTTCGGCGTGCTGCGGGTGGCCCACTTCGCCCACGGCGATGTGGCCATGGTGGGCGCCTACGTGGCCCTGGCGGTGGTGGCCCTTTGGGGCGGCCAGGCCTCCGTGGGCACCATGGCCGTGGGCCTGGGGGCGGGCATCGTGGCCTCCATGGCGGTGGGTGTTCTCGTCGAGCGCTGGACCTACCGGCCCCTGCGGGGCGCCCCGGCTATGCAGATCTTGATCGCCGCCATCGCCGTGGCCCGCCTGCTGCAAAGCATCCTGCAGATGACGGCGGGCAGTTCCATCCAGATGTTCCCCATCGCCCAGCAGGCGCCCCTGGTCATCGGCGGCGCCCGCATCACCCCGGTGCAGTTGACGGTGCTGGGGGTCAGCGCCCTGCTGTTCACCGGCCTTTATTTTTTGATCAACCGCACCCACCTGGGGGCCCAGATCAGGGCCGTGGCCGACAACCCCGCCCTGGCCCGGGTGCAGGGGATTCCCGTGGAGCGGGTGACCATGGTGGTGTTCGCCTGCAGTTCCGCCCTGGCCGCCGTGGCCGGCGTC
Protein-coding regions in this window:
- the bshB2 gene encoding bacillithiol biosynthesis deacetylase BshB2 — encoded protein: MTTDLFAGERHLLVILPHPDDESFGVAGVMAMLRQRGVPVTYVCATGGQMGRHMGRPPFANRETLAALRRRELAEAMGILNVADWRMLGLWDKTVEFEDRDRLAERLLAIIKEVNPSTLITFHPEYGGHPDHKALGAAVIQAVEQLPPQERPRVWCPVVQKEHLNLGIPVVEVDITAFQEQKKAAFSAHRSQTSGWEERLAKNERMREEFSELFVKERFLVHPVSGS
- a CDS encoding DUF1806 family protein, whose product is MQPIEPAAVARHLQDFIGKEVYFHVETTQGAYTKGTTGAFARNVTARVRRAGVAGEGPYRVGVKIDHGWVYAEGLTHWQRDDQGRLLLAGHDDEGHLTVALQLSLQPFPMEGLDDD
- a CDS encoding branched-chain amino acid ABC transporter permease, which translates into the protein MEVALQIVINSLVAGSLYSLAAAGFTLIFGVLRVAHFAHGDVAMVGAYVALAVVALWGGQASVGTMAVGLGAGIVASMAVGVLVERWTYRPLRGAPAMQILIAAIAVARLLQSILQMTAGSSIQMFPIAQQAPLVIGGARITPVQLTVLGVSALLFTGLYFLINRTHLGAQIRAVADNPALARVQGIPVERVTMVVFACSSALAAVAGVLQGLVINIHPAMGFVLVLKAFAAVVLGGLGSIPGAIIGAFALGLFENVGAWYTSGIWKEPIAYLVLLLMLLIKPSGLLGRSTGEEVKL